In Oreochromis niloticus isolate F11D_XX linkage group LG22, O_niloticus_UMD_NMBU, whole genome shotgun sequence, the sequence ACGGCTGCCACGATTACCACAACTGCAATGGAAACGATAACTAGAACAACGATTGCAGCTCCAATGTCAGTGGGATTCTCTGTTGAATAGAATATGGAAGGACTTTAATAATAAATTTGTGCTGTTACTTAAAAATAAGTGAAGAACAAATCAGTAAGGACCTGGTAGTTGATGCATCTTATATCTCTGAATGAAATAATAAGATTTATCAGTTCCACAGTTGGTACCTCATTACTTTTTGCTCACTTCAGTTATCTATCATGTGTCCCCTCTTCAGTGAACCATCTTATTGAGTTGTTACTATTAGAGATTTGATTGGTAAATGTGGTAAAATTGGTAAAAGGTCAACATATCCAATATTGTCTCAAGCAACTTACACCATTatagaaagaaaacatcaaTCAGTTAATACTCTGTGtgaaagcactttgcaaaactgagcagaaaaaagaaaagttgacaggaagaaacagaATCAAGGCCATGACATGCTCATCTGCCACAGCGAGCTGGGAGAAAGTTTAGAGTGAAAAGATGATCATGGAGACACAGCAAGCAACATAACACATAACACAGGAAGAGATAATTGGGCGGTCAGGTCTACAGACCTGGAACATGAAGTCACAGAGTCAGAGACAAATGCATAAAGGAGAGTAATTTGTGTTTGCTGTCTTTTGTACACAAGACAAAAAGTTTATTCCATTCATTTCAAGGGTTTTGATGTTAATATCATTATACGTATTATAATAACTTGTATTGATGAATGATTACAGTGCTTGGTGAGAATCTTGTTGTCCTCttctaaataaataattctAGTGATTATGTGGAACTACTGAGTGCCAACTCAGTATGATGCTTTACGTTAATACTGTAGTATTAATAACTACTGTGTAAAAATGCTCCAGTCTTACTCATATTGGTCCTGATCACTGCTCGGTCcagtttggtgatgatgtcattgtTCACACTATagaactgaaacacacagtcgTACCTCTCCCAGTCTTCAGGTGTGACTGATGAAACACTGAGATCAACACTCGTCTGAAAGGTCCCATCATTGTTGGGAAGGATCTCTCCCAGATCCACACCTTCATGAATCTCCTCTTCATCTTTCCTCCAGAACATCACGGCTCTGTCAGGATAGAAACCTGTAGCGTGGCAGCTGACTGGAGAGGAGGAAGACTTCTGAAGGAGAGACACTGAAGGAAGAACTGGAGAGAGACAGGCAGTCGTTAGATTCTCGTTTGAATTTGACTCCGCTTTAAAAAGCCATACATTTTGTCTTTTACaaccagtggcggtcctagcctgtttggcggcCTGGGCGAAGACTCCCTCTTattgcaaattataagtctgtatcataatgtctggtgttttcgtgtttgatggtttgttttaattttcttttattttgcgagttggttattagatgctgctccagccagaaAGAGACTCCCCcaccgccccgccctctcctccctgtgcagcaagcagcaggcgcacctcgcaaacggagggcgcccttactcccagcaaatgggcgatagaaaaccgatcggtgcctatgccattcccagtatgcgctggcatgacgtcgcgcagcatgagtacgaacaatttttttattttttttttgccgatgcccgttatcatcatcatcatcgtttatttgtatagcactttaagAACACACCAGGcagaccaaagtgctgaacaacagAGATCAAAACAACTACCAAATTAAAAATACCATAAAATCATtacatacaataaaataaataagaaggtGTTAGTTTCCTACAGAGTTAAAAGCCAgggaataaaaataggttttcAATCTGGACTTAAAGACCTGCACTGATGACGCTTGTCTAATTTGGAGAGGAAGGTTATTCCAGAGCATCGGAGCCGCAATTGAAAACGCTCGGTCTCCTCTGCATTTCAGCCGCGACTTAGGGACCGacagcaacagctgctcagcGGAACGGAGCGAGCGAGGAGGAACATGTGGCTTCAGCAAATCAGATAAGTAGACAGGAGCCAgaccatttaaagatttaaaaaccaataaaaagaCTTTAAAACGAACCCTAAATTCAATGGGAAGCCAATGCAAGGAAGCCAGAAGAGTGATGTGATCCAATTTCCTACTACCGGTTAAAAATCGTGCCGCCGCATTTTGCACTAACTGCAGGCATGACAGGGCGttatgccgccccccaccacgatgccgccccgggcaaccgcccgtgtcgcccgtatctaaaaccgctactgagtagaaaagtgctatataagaaccagttcatCTACCATTTAATTTCTGCTGTGATGGACCATCAGAGTCTAACAGCCAAATAGCTTAAAGGAGAGATAAAGCACTCCacatctaaaaccgctactggttAGAAATGctattattactttaggattagtttaacacaaagtcagagcTGACCCGGGagcattgctgtgagtcacagtgcgcagcataaaggtcctcacatcggacgcagcatgtgctgctagtgctaactaaaagccaaggatccagaatttgttgcacTGGCtgctgtgggtttttgcagcagcgctacctgtactagatgcacctgcgccttgtcgtttctatctctgactttatgtcctctacaagagtttctggggggggggttgctggttcttcaaatgttcaataaaaaacatgtatgctaattcataacgaagaaagctttgtaactatCCCCACTAGTGACTAGTGATCCCCACTGTCATTTCCACAACACTGTGCGGCCTcttttatctatttttcttaaatatatatttcCTGGGGGTGAAATTCCCCTAGGTGGCGTTGtcgtttttactatttcttttataaccctgccgaccacttggtcacagtctgatgagtccaaatttgggAGCTTTTGTTCCACtcgctgtgtttttgtgtgacacagaaaaggtgaatggatggtctctacatgcatagCTCCCacccaggggcggatctagaagggtggcatggggtggcaagtgccaccctaaaatgatcccttgccaccccaagtgccaccccaggtttgcatatgacagtattgtttattaaaataagatagcagtaacagtttgagcgtagttacagtcaacagtgaatataaatgctaaaactgaatattttgcatagtgttccccccctccaccattaacaaatggttcagcccatagcaggaccggcttttttcttgttatcaGTAGCAAGTGatgtttatgattgtgccagagcacattttgaacaacaccatgagaatttcggattttacacaggtgggtggatgttacactctggaaatggaaggaagttgagtgttattaaccctctgtggtccacggacacactgcacctccaaatcacatgacttaCAAGCTGCAGCccctgagtctctatttcagcccacattgaaagttcggacttcaaattttttaaattttaattacaggccagtaaatccagagttatgataatatatatatatataatccacgcttttttctaaatactgtcgtcacgttttttatgtgtgtgtgtgtattttaagcgttttctaaggacagcgtgaaaacagtaaagaaaggaaaagaagccacctctttcctatcggtggaaaaatgtaccatgtcaaccaatttttaaaaaaaaagtcaacacgtgggatttggttggttgtttagggagaggggagagttttgggagtgacggtaacggcagcgagacagagcgagcgagtgagagagtttttagatgtgggagatttgtgacgtttagtgtggagtgtacagttagtgtgttgtgttatcttgtgtagttgttctgttgtgtagtcgttttgttttgtgtgtcagtgagggcactaatgaatgtcacaaaggcacattgcagtgtaaacactgtcactaagtagaaaactagcggagtgatacacctcctgctgtcaggcctgcaggtttatccctgtgctgctctcctctgtcttttggtggacaaactttttttttactggcacacatcatttgtggggcatcttattgcaacacctgattgttctctcattttagttttagtaatattttcaaatggttgtacaaaatgaaagaaacagcaggtgtattggctgcatttttagataaatagttgtatatgtttacaaaatgtacaatttatatttgcatttcaagttataaaaatttactcaacatgtctgtgggggtttttttagagtaaaaaaatactactaggattttaagttctttgtgtgatttcagatcagtaatactaatgcagtatgtcagtgaaaaaacaactaaattcagttgagctgaaaagaatgataccaaacaaggcaagggggaaaaataaaatgaaacaatttgagggtgaaatacaaacgtaaactcaaaaggagtcaaaaatggccggttgtatttcagacctcagagatccaacaaattatgaaaaattaggtttaaatgtttgttcgtgacagtgcagatttctgacattttgtgtaatttaagctgtaacaacgtgattgatttctaacaaaaaacagtgtgaaacttaagttagacttgtgtttgtaaataaaccgccccatgttgtgtagctttctgggttttatacttattgggctacatatttatttattatacaggctatacagtacataagatcaaaactcatgttttatgtaactaaagtgtttaattatgtgggctacagacagtaattaagttatagactatatttatatgaaaaacatgtATACTTAATGCATTtgaattttatcattttaaccatatgtaaccacctgcatatgtgtttggggaaaaaaggctttgattttgccaccccatttgatttctttgccaccctcatgccaccctaaaaaaatttctctagatccgcccctgctccCACCTccaagcatggaggaggaggtgtgctggtgacactgtcggggatttattcaaaattgaaggcacactgaaacagcatggctaccacagcatcctgcagcgacacACTGTCCCATCCAGTTTGCTTTTAGTTGGACcatgatttatttttcaacaggacagtgaccccaaacacaccttcaggctgtgtaagggctatttgactgagaaggagagtgatggagtccTGTCTCCGCAGTcatgagatggtttgggatgagatggaccacagagtgaaggcaaaaggggccAACAAGTGGCTCAGCATCTCaagctcagcatctctgggaactccatttcaggtgacgacctcatgaagccCATTGA encodes:
- the LOC109196546 gene encoding major histocompatibility complex class I-related gene protein-like — protein: MFWRKDEEEIHEGVDLGEILPNNDGTFQTSVDLSVSSVTPEDWERYDCVFQFYSVNNDIITKLDRAVIRTNMKNPTDIGAAIVVLVIVSIAVVVIVAAVAAVAVVTKEER